The Martelella sp. AD-3 genome includes a region encoding these proteins:
- a CDS encoding anhydro-N-acetylmuramic acid kinase translates to MMQDFKPVWAVGLMTGTVLDGNIDVALLKTDGVTVEAFGAYTLAPYPQATRDLLEETLAAARAWNFEGAEPTIFTEAEKVLTRAQSDAVKALVEAEGLSMADIGIVGFHGQSVLHRAPTKDRLGDTRQLGDGALMSRILGCKVAYDFRTADVRAGGQGAPLSAGYHQALLKSLDTSGKTAVLNLGGVANVTWWDGGDRLIAFDTGPANAPLNDFMKENGLGEMDRDGALALSGTVDEARLSRLLEHPYLAAPYPKSLDRFDFSSAMAEGLDTATGAATLTAFTAAAVGKALDLLPVRPERLVVCGGGRRNPAIMAMLQTRAGVEAVPAESVGWRGDAIEAECFAFLGVRAVRGLPFSFPTTTGVPEPMSGGRVTG, encoded by the coding sequence ATGATGCAGGATTTCAAACCCGTCTGGGCCGTCGGTCTGATGACCGGAACCGTGCTTGACGGCAATATCGATGTCGCGCTTCTGAAAACCGACGGCGTCACCGTGGAGGCCTTCGGCGCCTACACGCTCGCCCCCTATCCGCAGGCGACGCGCGACCTGCTGGAGGAAACGCTGGCGGCAGCCCGCGCCTGGAATTTCGAAGGAGCGGAGCCGACGATCTTCACCGAGGCCGAAAAGGTGCTGACGCGGGCGCAATCCGACGCGGTGAAAGCGTTGGTCGAGGCCGAGGGCCTGTCGATGGCCGATATCGGCATTGTCGGCTTTCACGGCCAGTCCGTGCTGCATCGCGCGCCGACGAAGGATCGCCTGGGCGATACCCGCCAGCTGGGCGACGGGGCGCTGATGAGCCGCATCCTCGGCTGCAAGGTGGCCTATGATTTCCGCACCGCGGATGTGCGCGCCGGCGGGCAGGGCGCGCCGCTTTCGGCCGGCTATCACCAGGCGTTGCTGAAAAGCCTCGATACCTCCGGCAAAACGGCGGTGCTCAATCTTGGCGGCGTTGCCAATGTCACCTGGTGGGACGGCGGCGATCGGCTGATTGCCTTCGATACCGGCCCGGCGAATGCGCCGCTCAACGACTTCATGAAGGAAAACGGCCTTGGCGAGATGGATCGCGACGGGGCGCTGGCGCTTTCCGGCACGGTGGACGAGGCGCGGCTGTCGAGACTGCTCGAACATCCTTATCTGGCGGCGCCCTATCCGAAATCGCTTGACCGGTTTGATTTCTCCTCTGCCATGGCCGAGGGACTGGACACCGCAACGGGTGCCGCGACGCTGACGGCCTTTACGGCCGCTGCCGTCGGCAAGGCGCTCGATCTCCTGCCGGTGCGCCCGGAACGTCTCGTCGTCTGCGGCGGCGGCAGGCGCAACCCGGCGATCATGGCGATGCTTCAGACCCGCGCAGGCGTCGAGGCGGTGCCGGCTGAATCCGTCGGCTGGCGCGGCGACGCGATCGAGGCCGAATGCTTCGCCTTTCTTGGCGTGAGGGCCGTGCGCGGCCTTCCCTTCAGCTTTCCGACGACGACAGGCGTGCCCGAGCCGATGAGCGGAGGGCGGGTTACTGGTTGA
- a CDS encoding N-acetyltransferase → MQITVTADPDADDIARVDENLSRFNDDDVGPAERTPLSVFVRDGDGLVIAGINAFTAWGWLYVQRLWVGEDARGQGVAGKMLSAAEDAARARGCHDAFIDTFNPVALKAYQRAGYVEFGRMQNFVAGRDRVFLQKKL, encoded by the coding sequence ATGCAGATCACAGTCACAGCCGATCCCGATGCGGACGATATCGCCCGGGTCGACGAGAACCTCTCGCGCTTCAACGATGACGACGTCGGGCCGGCGGAGCGCACGCCGCTGTCCGTCTTCGTACGGGACGGCGACGGCCTTGTGATCGCCGGCATCAACGCGTTCACCGCATGGGGCTGGCTCTACGTGCAGCGGCTGTGGGTGGGCGAGGACGCGCGCGGGCAAGGCGTGGCCGGAAAAATGCTTTCGGCGGCCGAGGACGCGGCGCGCGCACGCGGTTGCCACGACGCCTTCATCGACACCTTCAATCCGGTGGCGCTCAAGGCCTATCAGCGCGCCGGCTATGTCGAATTCGGCCGAATGCAGAATTTTGTTGCCGGCCGCGACCGGGTGTTCCTGCAGAAAAAACTGTAG
- a CDS encoding mechanosensitive ion channel domain-containing protein: MHSDNSFRTGHQRSNVPFSRCAMLALALLFAFLAVFQADYATRAYAQEAPATPHEQQDATAAELVQEIISDAADNEGLQSRYQRLVTNPISPPDTRSPRATLESFLVIMQAANKLWLGVRDEFFANDNFFMTEEEKDQLVLVQSLLGKAAQTFDLSDVPAASRERFSIETVLQLQEIFDRIYLPPLEDIPGLPAGSNARADALGGPLPDKWIIPGTSLTIERMQDGPYSGQYLFTAATVDEIPDDYEALQSLPIIADRGEDLYQYYIYTPGNLVAPQWYQFILDGPGWLQNTFGGQAYWQWLALALTVVVLMLAIALYSRWNNRRPVPLDPAARQSRRLTPPLLVILAANLFHYLCEEQINITGDLLQIVTTVVSAIIWTTSAWLTYQVLQTLYMWTIRNPTVNNASLDASLVRTGFRVASFLVAIVVLGYGATRIGIPIYGVVAGLGVGGLAIALAAQPTLENFISGLILYADRIVRVGDFFQFSDTAGTVEEIGIRSTRIRALDRTLIIVANAELVKHKITNYSQRDVFLFRHKVGVRYETDSATLQKVRDGIRAALEAHDSVLESPLRVRFVEYGDFAFLFDIYANISATDINAFLEVQEELLIAIREAVENNGAGFAFPSSTVYLSRDQLPERKTVDIVENESDEERSKSAPAEKAYPVDET, encoded by the coding sequence ATGCATTCAGATAATTCTTTCCGAACCGGGCATCAACGCTCGAACGTGCCGTTCAGCCGATGCGCCATGCTCGCCCTTGCCCTGCTCTTTGCCTTCCTCGCCGTCTTCCAGGCCGATTACGCAACCAGGGCCTATGCCCAGGAAGCGCCGGCGACGCCCCACGAGCAACAGGACGCGACGGCTGCGGAACTGGTTCAGGAGATCATCAGCGACGCTGCTGACAATGAGGGCTTGCAATCGCGTTATCAGCGGCTTGTGACCAACCCGATCTCGCCGCCCGACACGCGCAGCCCGCGCGCCACGCTCGAAAGCTTTCTGGTCATCATGCAGGCGGCCAACAAGCTCTGGCTCGGCGTGCGCGACGAATTCTTCGCCAATGACAACTTCTTCATGACGGAGGAAGAGAAGGATCAACTGGTTCTCGTCCAGTCCCTGCTCGGCAAGGCGGCACAGACCTTCGACCTTTCCGACGTTCCCGCCGCCTCGCGCGAGCGTTTCAGCATCGAGACGGTGCTTCAGCTTCAGGAGATCTTCGATCGAATCTACCTGCCGCCGCTCGAGGATATTCCCGGTTTGCCGGCAGGCTCCAATGCCCGGGCGGACGCGCTCGGCGGCCCCCTTCCGGACAAATGGATCATCCCCGGCACAAGCCTCACCATCGAGCGCATGCAGGACGGGCCCTATTCCGGCCAGTATCTGTTCACCGCGGCGACAGTGGACGAGATTCCGGATGATTACGAGGCGCTTCAGTCGCTGCCGATCATCGCCGACAGGGGCGAGGATCTCTACCAGTACTACATCTATACACCCGGAAACCTCGTCGCGCCGCAATGGTATCAGTTCATATTGGACGGTCCGGGCTGGCTTCAGAACACGTTTGGCGGCCAGGCCTACTGGCAATGGCTCGCGCTCGCGCTCACCGTGGTCGTGCTGATGCTGGCGATCGCCCTCTACAGCCGCTGGAACAACCGCCGCCCGGTTCCGCTCGATCCCGCCGCCCGCCAGTCGCGCCGCCTCACGCCGCCGCTTCTCGTGATCCTCGCCGCGAACCTGTTTCACTATCTCTGCGAGGAGCAGATCAACATCACCGGCGACCTTCTTCAGATCGTGACAACGGTCGTCAGCGCCATCATCTGGACGACATCGGCCTGGCTCACCTACCAGGTGCTGCAGACGCTCTACATGTGGACGATCCGCAATCCGACCGTCAACAACGCCAGCCTTGATGCCAGTCTGGTGCGCACCGGCTTCCGGGTCGCCTCCTTCCTGGTGGCGATCGTCGTGCTCGGCTACGGCGCCACCCGGATCGGCATCCCGATCTACGGCGTCGTCGCCGGTCTCGGCGTCGGCGGCCTGGCCATCGCCCTTGCCGCGCAGCCGACGCTTGAGAACTTCATCAGCGGCCTCATTCTTTATGCCGACAGGATCGTGCGCGTCGGCGACTTCTTCCAGTTTTCCGACACCGCCGGAACGGTCGAGGAAATCGGCATCCGCTCGACCCGCATCCGCGCGCTCGACCGCACGCTGATCATCGTCGCCAATGCCGAGCTGGTTAAGCACAAGATCACCAATTACAGCCAGCGCGACGTCTTCCTGTTCCGCCACAAGGTCGGGGTCAGATACGAGACCGACAGCGCGACCCTGCAGAAGGTGCGCGACGGCATCCGTGCGGCGCTCGAGGCGCATGACAGCGTGCTGGAGAGCCCTCTCAGGGTGCGCTTCGTGGAATATGGCGACTTCGCCTTTCTGTTCGATATCTATGCCAACATCTCGGCGACCGACATCAACGCCTTCCTCGAGGTTCAGGAAGAACTCCTGATCGCGATCCGCGAAGCGGTCGAGAACAACGGCGCAGGCTTCGCTTTCCCCTCCTCCACCGTCTACCTTTCCCGTGATCAATTGCCGGAACGAAAGACGGTCGACATCGTTGAGAACGAAAGTGACGAGGAGAGGTCAAAGAGCGCCCCCGCGGAAAAGGCCTATCCCGTCGATGAAACATAA
- a CDS encoding YqaA family protein, translating to MSALLAYGGLFASALVAATILPMQSEAALSGLLLTGAYPVFALVLAASLGNVLGSVVNWLLGRGIARFRDRRWFPVGPRALERAEAWYGRYGKWSLLLSWVPIIGDPLTVVAGALREPFPVFLALVTLAKVGRYLALTAAVLGLS from the coding sequence ATGAGCGCCCTGCTTGCCTATGGCGGCCTGTTTGCCAGCGCGCTGGTCGCCGCGACCATCCTGCCGATGCAATCGGAGGCGGCGCTTTCCGGACTGCTGCTGACGGGAGCCTATCCGGTTTTCGCGCTTGTGCTCGCCGCCTCGCTCGGCAATGTGCTCGGCTCTGTCGTCAACTGGCTGCTGGGACGCGGCATCGCGCGGTTTCGCGACCGGCGCTGGTTTCCGGTCGGCCCGCGGGCGCTTGAAAGGGCGGAAGCCTGGTACGGCCGCTACGGCAAATGGTCGCTTCTCCTGAGCTGGGTCCCGATCATCGGCGATCCGCTGACCGTTGTCGCCGGCGCCCTGCGCGAACCCTTTCCCGTCTTCCTCGCCCTTGTCACCCTTGCCAAGGTCGGGCGCTATCTCGCGCTGACAGCGGCGGTCCTCGGCCTGTCGTGA
- a CDS encoding autotransporter outer membrane beta-barrel domain-containing protein: MTKAVGGKRSGNGKAGKPVRTGMRKRWIASSLLFQSTALAGALSGVPVPFYSRGYSRVYAQAVCKPGSTSGYVNNSGAIGTTTFACTISSSGTVTAPQYAYGGAMTWYQSSNVYYSQYDMPPVHPQQGLNITITNTAAIDVSAEADVASMISFSAPGGTHFYTRRHSDAISVVSAGSNAFRSEVKDADKYSGGAGGSVAVYNNAIIQNAARHGIYAVSGGGTAYATYGGNAGAVTVGTTADISANGFGIVAISRGGATWALTGGSGNTATVTVSGDVNTIASTKAGGGILAASYGGNSPNNISWNRMEGGTGGLAGKATVTLGSDDAAFAGTVSTVAAGKIGNDWTFTKRESGAAVSAISYGGQGPVNTNGSGGGYDGGDGGKASVTVYGASGTTIKTSGDDSAGIVAASYGGSSLDYYDASKKGGAAGAVYAKLSGGGSIATAGAHSSGIQATSLGGLGQVASTATTTQNGKGGTGGSVYVKSDFAITTRGDHSHGIAAISSGAGGGVYVWDGNGGFQWGDANIASNTSGEVTVKNYGAIEVYGVDSHGIVAMSIGGGGGLLTSSGEIATQSYSYYSAVTNSASQQVGGASSGAYAAGVTVTNKAAVTTHGGYAAGKTGTQSSGDVPLGGGIAILAQSIGGGGGDNTGSGAIGGIGGSGKSGGNGSNGGTVLVNSYGALTTYGADAHGIVAQSIGGGGGTGRNKSGLFVAVGGNGGNGGDGNAVTVNAGANITASGDYAAGILAQSIGGGGGSGGKATAWGIGFSDAIGGNGGYGGSGGLVKLKTLAGTTVKTGGVNGLGILAQSIGGGGGSGGAAKSVSFGKTFDIAIATGGNGAGGGSGGEAEINHYGAVSTSGYDATGILIQSIGGGGGSGGASSAHALAFGLPFDEKGDSFALAMSVSHGGNGGAGGDGGSATAVLKDKSAVTTTGDGSLGLHVQSIGGGGGQGGDSTAAAGTATLQSAFGKLTGGEAELQKKLEGDSVTATLTFSLGGGGGAAGSGGKAYAHNYGTITTSGDFADGMLVQSIGGGGGQGGTGETDGIDYFGSSTFNLSLSIGGEAGGGSDGGSAYGGVAGGGAVRTYGANSTGLFVHSVGGGGGKGGGGTGNVDADNKLEVGIGATGGEGGDGGSVYAWNNGTILTKGDSSAGLIAQSIGGGGGQGGSGTSSIGHAFEFEKETKVKFSDWVKAHPSFDVGVTLSANTGASGGDGGYGGNVYVGVDKKGSSQSKGTTKTYGSFSHGVLAQSIGGGGGAVSTSSSANSVTVSGPEADLDISTISFGATGGAAGDGGHVTVYAANIYTEGFAANGVIAQSLGGGGGHAIQTGYAMDKVSIKFGAQGQSDGTRNGGNVLVETIGGTKIVTSGDNANGILGQSIGGGGGFAGVALGTYNAVNDESISSIINSTFGGGSDNGDADGQDVTVNHYGSINTSGKRSIGIAGQSIGGGGGFLTAAANNFDQSGFVQKQAPSSAHNVDITVKDNASIVTSGDGAFGILAQTVSGGGGVSADLAQKLNASYRSYGELFASSDYYYDSSSGNADQTGYVTVTVDGSVKTSGKYAHGIVAQAVGGSGGIFIQNGKTYAGTLANFNNRHDPTVAGNYQNGKLEVTVNGSVTVSDPTAWGVWGQATGPAMSLTIGGGGVLSGSTAAASNGEYSGGAIYSSGGRGTAITHTNSGTVTGNIVHHKFTTSASAADGVVRTAARAGSSLFVNQGTGTFVTGHIADAGSILNAGNINPGGAWNTIRTRVTGDLLGVGTKDAGSAYDVAELGLSTTFSPFSYFDRSNRIDWRTENSSKGGLLTGLDVDMENGTADTLLVEGDFAGTWGVDVNANALLPNTRTEFLKAEGMDTAELTALSSLVFDFTDVTKSAEGWHGFSVADAHFADNGVSLGRNAGGVSRAMQQAWDRIADGSATEVKFAEDEISLGAAFGAFHQADPDTFDDMLLELASQTAAAPLANSPSAAIAAANSVLSCPAFATTGVMMDEGTCVWSRALGGETTQGQHGDSSGYTQSVGGLQFGGQAALADGWFLGSGLTYENSWFRNKSGSEKMEQQSFTGAVALKKEAGPWLFGFVGGAGYNWGDSKRYINLDTLTATAHGEPDSAMVFARARASYEFAFGDEYYMRPKVDLDVINMHQFGYTETGAGAMNLMVDGNSDTAFGVTPGIEFGARIPFLEDWPARLYGDLGISFLTADSWETTSRFAGLSSMDSFSTFTPIADTVGHVTLGLDLAKRQGMELKFQYDGAFADDYQSHTGSIRFGYRF, encoded by the coding sequence ATGACCAAAGCTGTCGGCGGCAAGCGCTCCGGGAACGGCAAGGCCGGCAAGCCGGTGCGGACGGGCATGCGAAAACGCTGGATCGCCTCCTCGCTGCTGTTTCAGTCCACAGCGCTTGCCGGCGCGCTTTCCGGCGTTCCGGTGCCGTTTTATTCGCGCGGCTACAGCCGGGTCTATGCGCAGGCGGTCTGCAAACCGGGGTCCACAAGCGGCTACGTCAACAATTCCGGCGCGATCGGCACAACCACTTTCGCCTGCACCATCTCCTCCTCCGGGACCGTGACCGCGCCGCAATATGCCTATGGCGGGGCGATGACCTGGTACCAGTCGAGCAATGTCTACTACAGCCAGTACGACATGCCGCCGGTCCACCCGCAGCAGGGCCTGAACATCACGATCACCAACACCGCGGCGATCGACGTTTCGGCGGAAGCGGATGTCGCCTCGATGATTTCCTTCAGTGCGCCGGGCGGAACGCATTTCTACACCCGGAGGCACTCCGATGCGATCAGCGTCGTCTCCGCGGGCAGCAACGCCTTCCGCAGCGAGGTCAAGGACGCCGACAAATATTCCGGCGGGGCGGGCGGCTCCGTTGCCGTCTACAACAATGCGATCATTCAGAACGCGGCACGCCACGGGATCTATGCCGTCAGCGGCGGCGGCACGGCCTACGCCACCTATGGCGGCAATGCCGGCGCGGTCACTGTGGGCACCACCGCCGATATCTCGGCGAACGGTTTCGGCATCGTCGCCATCAGTCGCGGCGGCGCGACCTGGGCGCTGACCGGCGGTTCGGGCAATACCGCCACCGTAACGGTGTCGGGCGACGTCAATACGATCGCCTCGACCAAGGCGGGCGGCGGCATCCTCGCAGCCTCCTACGGCGGCAACAGCCCGAACAATATTTCCTGGAACCGCATGGAAGGCGGTACTGGCGGCCTTGCAGGCAAGGCAACCGTCACGCTCGGCTCCGACGATGCCGCCTTTGCCGGCACGGTGTCGACGGTCGCCGCCGGCAAGATCGGGAACGACTGGACCTTCACCAAGCGCGAAAGCGGCGCCGCGGTTTCCGCCATCAGCTATGGCGGGCAGGGCCCGGTCAACACCAACGGCTCCGGCGGCGGCTATGACGGCGGCGATGGCGGCAAGGCCTCCGTGACGGTCTACGGCGCATCCGGCACCACGATCAAGACCTCCGGAGACGATTCGGCAGGCATCGTTGCGGCCAGCTATGGCGGCTCCAGCCTCGACTATTATGACGCCTCGAAAAAGGGCGGCGCGGCGGGCGCTGTCTATGCGAAGCTCTCCGGCGGCGGTTCGATTGCCACGGCGGGCGCGCATTCGAGCGGCATTCAGGCCACTTCGCTGGGCGGGCTGGGCCAGGTTGCCTCGACGGCGACGACGACGCAGAACGGCAAGGGCGGCACCGGCGGCAGCGTCTACGTCAAGAGCGACTTCGCGATCACCACCAGGGGTGATCATTCCCACGGCATCGCGGCAATCTCGTCCGGGGCGGGCGGCGGCGTCTATGTCTGGGACGGCAATGGCGGGTTCCAGTGGGGCGACGCCAATATCGCGTCGAACACAAGCGGAGAAGTCACCGTCAAGAATTATGGGGCAATCGAGGTTTACGGCGTCGATTCCCACGGCATCGTGGCGATGTCGATCGGCGGCGGCGGCGGGCTTCTGACATCGAGCGGCGAGATCGCCACGCAGTCTTACAGCTATTATTCGGCGGTGACCAATTCCGCTTCGCAACAGGTCGGCGGCGCGTCAAGCGGCGCCTATGCGGCAGGCGTCACGGTGACCAACAAGGCGGCGGTCACCACCCATGGCGGATATGCGGCGGGCAAGACCGGCACGCAGAGTTCAGGCGATGTTCCGCTGGGCGGCGGCATCGCCATTCTGGCCCAATCGATTGGCGGCGGCGGCGGCGACAACACCGGCTCGGGCGCGATCGGCGGCATTGGCGGAAGCGGCAAGTCCGGCGGCAACGGCTCTAACGGCGGCACGGTTCTGGTCAACAGCTACGGCGCGCTCACCACCTATGGCGCGGATGCGCACGGCATCGTCGCCCAGTCGATCGGCGGCGGCGGCGGCACGGGCCGCAACAAGAGCGGGCTTTTCGTCGCTGTCGGCGGCAATGGCGGCAATGGCGGCGACGGCAACGCAGTGACGGTGAACGCGGGCGCGAACATTACGGCGTCGGGCGATTATGCCGCCGGCATTCTCGCCCAGTCGATCGGTGGCGGCGGCGGTTCCGGCGGCAAGGCGACGGCCTGGGGCATCGGTTTTTCCGATGCGATCGGCGGCAATGGCGGCTACGGCGGCTCCGGCGGCCTGGTCAAGTTGAAGACGCTTGCGGGCACGACGGTCAAGACGGGCGGCGTTAACGGTCTCGGCATTCTCGCCCAGTCGATCGGCGGCGGCGGCGGTTCTGGCGGCGCTGCGAAATCCGTTTCGTTCGGCAAGACCTTCGACATCGCGATCGCGACCGGCGGCAATGGCGCGGGCGGCGGCAGCGGCGGGGAAGCGGAGATCAATCACTACGGCGCCGTTTCGACATCCGGTTATGATGCGACCGGGATCCTGATCCAGTCGATCGGCGGCGGCGGCGGCTCCGGTGGCGCGTCCAGCGCCCACGCGCTCGCCTTCGGTCTGCCCTTTGACGAGAAGGGCGACAGTTTCGCCCTGGCGATGTCGGTCTCCCACGGCGGCAATGGCGGGGCGGGCGGCGACGGCGGATCCGCGACGGCGGTGCTGAAGGACAAGAGCGCCGTCACGACGACCGGGGACGGTTCGCTCGGCCTCCACGTGCAGTCGATCGGCGGCGGCGGCGGCCAGGGCGGCGATTCGACGGCGGCGGCGGGAACGGCGACGCTGCAGAGCGCCTTCGGCAAGCTGACCGGCGGAGAAGCGGAGCTTCAGAAGAAGCTTGAAGGGGATTCCGTCACAGCGACGCTCACCTTCTCGCTCGGCGGCGGCGGCGGTGCGGCCGGAAGCGGCGGCAAGGCCTATGCGCATAATTACGGGACCATCACCACCAGCGGCGATTTTGCCGACGGCATGCTGGTGCAATCGATCGGCGGCGGCGGCGGCCAGGGCGGAACCGGCGAGACCGACGGCATCGACTATTTCGGCAGTTCCACCTTCAACCTGTCGCTGTCTATCGGCGGCGAGGCCGGCGGCGGCAGCGACGGCGGGTCGGCCTATGGCGGTGTCGCCGGCGGCGGCGCGGTCAGGACCTACGGCGCGAATTCGACCGGCTTGTTCGTCCACTCCGTCGGCGGCGGCGGCGGCAAGGGCGGCGGCGGAACCGGCAATGTCGATGCTGACAACAAGCTCGAAGTCGGCATCGGCGCCACCGGCGGCGAGGGTGGCGATGGCGGCAGCGTCTATGCCTGGAACAACGGCACGATCCTGACCAAGGGCGATTCCTCGGCCGGCCTGATTGCCCAGTCGATCGGCGGCGGCGGCGGGCAGGGGGGCTCCGGCACCAGCTCCATCGGCCACGCCTTCGAATTCGAGAAGGAAACCAAGGTCAAGTTCTCCGACTGGGTCAAGGCCCATCCCTCCTTCGATGTCGGCGTGACGCTATCGGCCAATACCGGGGCTTCCGGCGGCGATGGCGGTTACGGCGGCAATGTCTATGTGGGCGTCGACAAGAAGGGCTCGTCGCAGTCAAAGGGCACGACCAAGACCTATGGCTCGTTTTCCCATGGGGTTCTGGCGCAGTCGATCGGCGGCGGCGGCGGCGCGGTCTCGACGTCGTCCAGCGCCAACAGCGTCACGGTGTCCGGACCGGAAGCCGACCTCGATATCTCGACGATCTCCTTCGGCGCAACCGGCGGCGCGGCCGGCGACGGCGGCCATGTCACGGTCTATGCCGCGAATATCTACACTGAGGGCTTTGCCGCCAACGGCGTGATCGCCCAGTCGCTTGGCGGCGGCGGCGGACATGCGATCCAGACCGGCTATGCCATGGACAAGGTCTCGATCAAGTTCGGGGCGCAGGGCCAATCCGACGGCACGCGCAATGGCGGCAATGTGCTGGTGGAGACGATCGGAGGGACAAAGATTGTCACTTCCGGCGACAACGCCAACGGCATCCTCGGCCAGTCGATCGGCGGCGGCGGCGGTTTCGCCGGCGTCGCGCTCGGCACCTACAATGCGGTGAATGACGAAAGCATCTCCAGCATCATCAACTCCACCTTTGGCGGCGGCAGCGATAACGGCGACGCCGACGGGCAGGACGTCACCGTCAACCATTACGGTTCGATCAACACGTCCGGCAAACGCTCCATCGGTATTGCGGGTCAATCCATCGGCGGCGGCGGCGGTTTCCTGACGGCTGCGGCCAACAATTTCGACCAGTCCGGCTTCGTGCAGAAGCAGGCGCCTTCCAGCGCCCACAACGTCGATATCACGGTCAAGGACAATGCCTCGATCGTCACCTCTGGCGATGGCGCTTTCGGCATCCTCGCCCAAACGGTCTCCGGCGGCGGCGGCGTTTCGGCCGATCTTGCCCAGAAGCTGAATGCTTCCTACCGTTCCTATGGTGAGTTGTTCGCCAGCAGCGATTACTACTACGACAGCAGCTCAGGGAATGCCGACCAGACGGGCTATGTCACTGTGACCGTCGATGGCAGCGTCAAGACCAGCGGCAAATATGCCCACGGCATTGTTGCCCAGGCCGTCGGCGGCTCCGGCGGTATTTTTATCCAAAACGGCAAGACATATGCGGGCACGCTTGCCAATTTCAACAACCGGCATGATCCGACGGTTGCCGGCAACTACCAGAACGGCAAGCTGGAAGTCACGGTCAACGGAAGCGTCACGGTTTCCGACCCGACCGCCTGGGGCGTTTGGGGACAGGCGACCGGCCCGGCGATGTCTCTGACGATCGGCGGCGGCGGGGTCCTTTCCGGCTCGACGGCTGCGGCCAGCAATGGCGAATATAGCGGCGGCGCGATCTATTCCTCCGGCGGACGCGGCACCGCCATCACGCATACCAATTCCGGCACGGTGACCGGCAATATCGTTCATCACAAGTTCACAACCTCCGCATCGGCAGCTGATGGCGTGGTGCGGACGGCGGCGCGCGCCGGTTCCAGCCTGTTCGTCAACCAGGGCACCGGCACGTTCGTGACCGGTCATATCGCCGATGCCGGCAGCATTCTGAATGCCGGCAACATCAATCCGGGCGGGGCGTGGAACACGATCCGGACGCGGGTGACCGGAGACCTGCTCGGCGTCGGCACGAAAGATGCGGGCAGCGCCTATGACGTTGCCGAGCTCGGCCTTTCGACCACCTTCTCGCCCTTCAGCTATTTCGACCGGAGCAACCGGATCGACTGGCGCACCGAAAATTCGAGCAAGGGCGGCCTCCTGACCGGGCTTGACGTGGATATGGAGAACGGCACGGCCGATACGCTTCTGGTGGAAGGCGATTTCGCCGGCACCTGGGGCGTCGATGTCAATGCCAACGCTCTGCTGCCAAACACGCGCACAGAGTTCCTGAAGGCCGAGGGCATGGATACGGCCGAACTCACGGCGCTTTCCTCCCTGGTCTTCGATTTTACCGATGTGACAAAATCGGCCGAGGGCTGGCACGGGTTCTCCGTCGCCGATGCGCATTTTGCCGATAACGGCGTGTCGCTTGGCAGGAATGCGGGCGGCGTCTCGCGGGCGATGCAGCAGGCCTGGGACAGGATCGCGGACGGCAGCGCGACGGAAGTGAAATTCGCCGAGGACGAAATCTCGCTCGGCGCGGCCTTCGGCGCGTTCCATCAGGCCGATCCCGACACATTCGACGACATGCTGCTGGAGCTTGCCTCGCAGACGGCGGCCGCCCCTCTGGCGAACTCGCCGTCAGCGGCGATCGCGGCTGCCAACAGCGTGCTGTCCTGCCCGGCCTTTGCCACAACCGGCGTGATGATGGACGAGGGCACGTGCGTGTGGAGCCGCGCGCTTGGCGGCGAGACCACGCAAGGACAGCACGGCGATTCATCGGGCTATACCCAGTCCGTCGGCGGATTGCAGTTCGGCGGGCAGGCGGCGCTTGCAGACGGCTGGTTCCTCGGCTCGGGCCTCACCTACGAGAACAGTTGGTTCCGCAACAAGAGCGGTTCTGAAAAGATGGAGCAGCAATCCTTCACCGGCGCGGTGGCGCTGAAGAAGGAGGCCGGCCCCTGGCTCTTCGGCTTCGTTGGCGGTGCGGGTTACAACTGGGGTGATTCCAAACGCTACATCAATCTCGACACGCTGACGGCCACCGCGCACGGCGAACCGGATTCGGCGATGGTCTTCGCCCGCGCCCGCGCCTCCTACGAATTCGCCTTCGGCGACGAGTATTACATGCGTCCCAAGGTCGATCTCGACGTCATCAACATGCATCAGTTCGGCTATACCGAGACCGGCGCCGGGGCGATGAACCTGATGGTCGACGGCAATTCGGATACGGCTTTCGGCGTCACCCCGGGGATCGAGTTCGGCGCGCGGATCCCGTTCCTTGAGGACTGGCCGGCGCGGCTCTACGGCGATCTCGGCATTTCGTTCCTGACGGCCGATAGCTGGGAAACGACATCGCGCTTTGCCGGTCTATCGTCGATGGACAGTTTCTCCACCTTCACCCCGATCGCCGACACGGTTGGCCATGTCACACTCGGGCTGGACCTTGCCAAGCGGCAGGGCATGGAGCTGAAATTCCAGTATGACGGCGCGTTTGCAGATGACTACCAGTCGCATACCGGCTCGATCAGGTTCGGCTACCGGTTCTGA